Genomic window (Mycolicibacterium smegmatis):
CTTGCCTGCCTGCGCAACTCGTCGGCCTGCGCGATGAGGGCGCGGGCACCCGGCAGCAGTGCGCTACCGGCCGAGGTGAGGGTCACCGACCGTCGGTCACGGTCGAACAGGGTGACCTTGAGATCGCGCTCCAGGGCCTTGATCTGCTGCGACAGCGACGGGCCCGCGATGCGCAGACGTTCGGCGGCCCGGCCGAAGTTGAGCTCATCGGCCACCGTCACGAAGTAGCGCAACTGGCGTAGCTCCACCGTTGCAGCCTAGTAGGCAAAACCTCCCAGCAGAGAGGAAGCGCATCCCGTGAACCGGGGATCGGCGTCGGCCCTACCCATGTTGAGCAGGGCAACCGGGACACGCCCGGACCTACCAGGAGGACATCATGAACACACCGGTCGTCATCATCACCGGCGCATCGCAGGGCATCGGAGCGGGTCTGGTCGCCGGATACCGCAAGCTCGGCTACGCCGTCGTCGCCAATTCGCGCAGCATCGGACCCAGTGACGATCCGATGGTGCTGAACGTCGCGGGCGACGTCGGCGTACCGGGTGTCGGTCAGCGTCTCGTCGACGCCGCCCTGGAACGTTTCGGCCGCGTCGACACCGTCGTGAACAACGCGGGCATCTTCATCGCCAAACCGTTCACCGAGTACACCGACGCCGACTACGACGCCATCACGGGCGTGAACCTGCGCGGCTTCTTCGAACTGACCCGCGCGGCGCTGGGGGCGCTGCCGGCCGGTGGCCACATCGTCAACATCTCCACGAGCCTGGTGGACGTGGCCAACTCGCGGGTGCCCTCGGCGCTGGCATCGCTGACCAAGGGCGGTCTGAACGCGGCCACACGCGCACTGGCGGTCGAGAACGCGAGCTGCCGGATCCGGGTCAACGCGGTGGCACTGGGCAGCATCAAGACGCCGATGCACGACCCGTCCTCGTACGACGCGCTGGCGTCGCTGAACCCGATGCACCAACTGGGCGACATCGACGACGCCGTGGACGCGGTGCTGTACCTGGAGCAGGCGAAGTTCGTGACCGGTGAGATCCTGCGCGTCGACGGTGGTCAAAGTGCCGGACTCTGAGGCCGTGCTGCGCGGCGTGCTCGACGAGTGGAAGGCCGGCATCGACGCCCACGATCCGGCACGCGTGTCCGCGGTGTTCGCCGACGACGCGATCTTCCAGGGGCTGCGCCCCTACAGCGTTGGACCGCAGGGGGTTTCGGACTACTACGCATCGCAGCCGCTCGGCATGACCGTCGAGTACCGCATCAGCGAGACGCGGCGGCCCGCACCGGACGTGGTACTCGGGTACGTGGCCGCCGAGTTCTCCTACCCCGACCGCGACACGGTGCACCTGAACATCGGTGTGCTGGTGGTCCTCTCGCAGGGGCAGTGGCGGATCGGTTTCTACGAGGCTAGCTCAGTGCCGGGATGACCTTCTGCTCGAAGAGTTCGATGCCGGAGCGGTCGTAGGCCGCCTCGGGGAAGTAGAGGATCGCATACTCGCAGCCGAGGTCGCGGACGCGCTTGAGCTTCTCGATCACCTGTTCCGGTGTGCCCGACGCGGATTCGGGTGCGCTCATGGTCGAGAGCATGGCGTCGACCGCGTCCTCGCCCGCGACCGGGGCCTGCCGGGCCCGCAGCCGCTGGATGCGGTCCTTGACGTCCTTTTCGGACTCTCCGATCACCGCGTTGAAGTTGGCCGAGCGCACGATCGCGTCGAAATCGGTGCCGACGGCGCGGCAGTGCTCGGCCAGGATCTGCGACTTGTGCCTGAAGCCCTCCGGCTCGGACGTGAAGTTGGTGTACTGCGCGTACTTGGCGGCGATCTTCAGCGTGACCTTCTCGCCACCGCCGGCGATCCACAGCGGGATCCCGTTGTCCTGCAGCGGTGTGGGCGAGACGATCGCGCCGTCCACCTGATAGTGCTTACCCGAGAAGCTCACCCGCCCGTCGCGCCAGGCGTCGCGCATGATCTGCACGCCCTCGTCGAGACGCGCGAGGCGTTCCCCGGCAGACGGGAAGCCGTAGCCGTAGGCGCGCCACTCGTGCTCATACCAGCCGCCCCCGATACCCATCTGCACCCGGCCGCCGGAGATGACGTCGGCGGTGGCGGCCACCTTCGCGAGATAGGTCGGGTTGCGGTACGACATCGCGGTGCACATCTGCCCGAGCTTGATACGCGACGTCGTCGCCGCGTATGCGGCCATGAGCGTCCACGCCTCGTGCGTCGCCTCGCCCGTGGGCACCGGAACGGTGTGGAAGTGGTCGTAGACCCACAGCGAGTCCCACGCCTCCGTGCCGTCGGCGTAGGCAGCCAGATCATGCATCACCGACCAGTGCCGATCGGTGGGAATGTCGACGAGATCCAGACGCCAGCCCTGCGGGATGAACAATCCAAAGCGCATGACACACGACTCTAGAACTGAAAACCCGGATGTCCAGCCCCTGAGGGGTTTCCTGCATCAGATCCCCAGGATAGCGACGCATGTCACAGCATCTGGCTAGCCTGAGGTCATGGCCCTCTCGAAAGACGAACGTGAACAGTTCCTCGCCGAACCGCACATCGCGGCCCTGTCCGTCTACGCAGGAGACAAGCGCGGACCGCTCACCGTGCCCATCTGGTACCAGTACTCCCCCGGCGGTGAACCGTGGGTGCTCACCGGCAACGGCTCACGCAAGCACCGGCTGATCGAAGCGGCGGGCCGGTTCACCCTGATGGTCGAGCGCCTGGAGCCCACGGTGCGCTACGTCGCGGTCGACGGTCCCGTCAGCCGTATCGAGCCCGCCACCGACGACCACCTCGTCGAGATGACCAAGCGCTACCTGCCACCCGAGAAGGTCGAGGGATACCTTGAGTTCGCGCGGCGTGAGCACGGCGAGAGCGTCGTCATCCGCCTGACACCCGAGCACTGGCTCTCGACGGACCTTGGCTCGGTCTGACGGTTCCTGAAATCCGCTGCGGCTGCGGCGCGTAGCGTGACCGACGTGGCCGATCTGTCGTCTTTCGCCGAGTTGTTGTCACGTGATCACGGGTTGTGTGTGCTGAGCACGCTGCGCCGCGACGGCAGCATCCAGTCCTCGGTGGTCAACGCGGGCGTGATGGCGCATCCGCACACCTCCGAACAGGTCGTCGCGCTCGTCGCGCTCGGTGGTTCGCTCAAGCTGCGCCATCTGCGCGCGGACCCACGTGCCACGGTCGCGGCCCGTGCGGGATGGGAGTGGGCGACGGTGGAGGGTACCGCCGAGATCATCGGTCCCGACGACAGTGACGTCGACGCCGAGTCGCTGCGAGTGTTGCTGCGCAACGTCTTCGAGGCCGCGGGCGGCACGCACGACGACTGGGACACCTATGACCGCGTGATGCGCGAGGAGCGTCGCGCCGCGGTGCTGATCACCCCGACGCGCGTCTACTCGAACCCGCACTGATTTCCCCCGCCGACTCACCGCAGACGCACGGCGATACGCACGGGCCCGTACACTCCGGAATCGGCTTGGCCCGCAGCACGTTCGACGCGCGCGGACACGGCACCGCGACGTCGTCCGAAGCGTAGGTCCCCCAGACGGCACAAACCTGCCCTCCTCCGCAGGAGAAGGGCAGGTTTGTCTTCGCGCCGGTACCGAGGAGGCTTTACGACTCCAGCGAGGCGGGCGGGTTGAACCGGTCGCCGTAGCGCTCGGCCAACTGCTTGGCACGGGCCACGAAGGCCTCCTTGCCGACACCCAGTTCACCCTCGTAACCCTGGATGAACTGCGCGCTGCCACCGGTGTACGGCGGGTAGCCGATACCCATGATGGAGCCGATGTTCGCGTCGGCCGTCGAGGTCAGCACACCCTCGTCCAGGCACTTCTGGGTCTCGATCGCCTCGGCGAACAGCATGCGGTCGATCATGTCCTGCAGCGGGATCGAGGCGTTGCCCGAGCCGAATGTCTCGGCCAGGCCCGGCCACAGACCCACGCGCTTGCCGTCGGCGTACTCGTAGAAGCCGGCGCCCTTCAGACGCGACGGACGACCGATCTCAATCATCTTGTTCACCACGGCCTCGGCCGGGTGCGGCTGGTAGGAGGCGCCCGTGGCCTCGGCGGCCTTGCGGGTTTCGGTCGCGATCTTCTGCATGAGCTCCAGGTTGAGCTCGTCGGACAGCTGCAGCGGCGGAGCCGGGTAACCGGCCTGCTTGCCTGCCTGCTCGATGCTGGCCGCGGGCACGCCCTCACCCAGCATCGCCAGCGCCTCGTTGACGAAGGTGCCGATGACACGGCTGGTGAAGAAGCCGCGGCTGTCGTTGACCACGATCGGGGTCTTGCCGATGGCCAGCGTGTAATCGAACACCCGGGCCAGCGCCTCGTCGGAGGTCTTCTCGCCCTTGATGATCTCCACCAGCGGCATCTTGTCGACCGGCGAGAAGAAGTGGATACCGATGAAGTCCTCCTGGCGCTTCACACCGGTCGCCAGACCGGTGATCGGCAGCGTCGAGGTGTTGGACCCCAGGACCGCGTTGGGCTCGACGATGTCCTCGATCTCCTGGAACACCTTGTGCTTGAGTTCGGAGTTCTCGAAGACGGCCTCGATCACGAAGTCGACACCCTTGAGGTCGGCCGCATCGGCGGTCGGCGTGATCCGCGCCAGCAGCGCGTCGCTGCGCTCCTTGGTGGTCTTGCCACGCTCGAGCGCCTTGGCCTCGATCTTCTCCGAGTAGTTCTTGCCGCGTTCGGCGGCCTCGAGCGTGACGTCCTTGAGGACGACCTCGAAGCCCGCCTTGGCCGACACGTAGGCGATACCGGCGCCCATCATGCCCGCGCCCAGGACACCGACCTTCTTGATCTCCTGCTTGGCGATGCCGTCGGGACGCGAACCGCCACCGTTGATGGTCTGCAGGTCCAGGAAGAAGGCCTGGATCATGTTCTTCGCGGTCTGGCCGGTGACCAGGCTGACGAAGTAACGGCTCTCGATGCGGGTGGCGGTCTCGAAGTCGACCTGTGCACCCTCGACCGCGGCGGCCAGGATGGCGCGCGGCGCGGGCATCGGCGCACCCTTGAGCTGCTTTTTCAGCAACGCCGGGAACGACGGCAGGATGCTCGCCAGCGCGGGGCTGGACGGCGTGCCGCCGGGCATCTTGTAGCCCTTGGCATCCCACGGCTGGGTGTGGGCTTCCGGATTGGCCTTGATCC
Coding sequences:
- a CDS encoding SDR family NAD(P)-dependent oxidoreductase; this translates as MNTPVVIITGASQGIGAGLVAGYRKLGYAVVANSRSIGPSDDPMVLNVAGDVGVPGVGQRLVDAALERFGRVDTVVNNAGIFIAKPFTEYTDADYDAITGVNLRGFFELTRAALGALPAGGHIVNISTSLVDVANSRVPSALASLTKGGLNAATRALAVENASCRIRVNAVALGSIKTPMHDPSSYDALASLNPMHQLGDIDDAVDAVLYLEQAKFVTGEILRVDGGQSAGL
- a CDS encoding YybH family protein yields the protein MPDSEAVLRGVLDEWKAGIDAHDPARVSAVFADDAIFQGLRPYSVGPQGVSDYYASQPLGMTVEYRISETRRPAPDVVLGYVAAEFSYPDRDTVHLNIGVLVVLSQGQWRIGFYEASSVPG
- a CDS encoding LLM class F420-dependent oxidoreductase — its product is MRFGLFIPQGWRLDLVDIPTDRHWSVMHDLAAYADGTEAWDSLWVYDHFHTVPVPTGEATHEAWTLMAAYAATTSRIKLGQMCTAMSYRNPTYLAKVAATADVISGGRVQMGIGGGWYEHEWRAYGYGFPSAGERLARLDEGVQIMRDAWRDGRVSFSGKHYQVDGAIVSPTPLQDNGIPLWIAGGGEKVTLKIAAKYAQYTNFTSEPEGFRHKSQILAEHCRAVGTDFDAIVRSANFNAVIGESEKDVKDRIQRLRARQAPVAGEDAVDAMLSTMSAPESASGTPEQVIEKLKRVRDLGCEYAILYFPEAAYDRSGIELFEQKVIPALS
- a CDS encoding pyridoxamine 5'-phosphate oxidase family protein, with the protein product MALSKDEREQFLAEPHIAALSVYAGDKRGPLTVPIWYQYSPGGEPWVLTGNGSRKHRLIEAAGRFTLMVERLEPTVRYVAVDGPVSRIEPATDDHLVEMTKRYLPPEKVEGYLEFARREHGESVVIRLTPEHWLSTDLGSV
- a CDS encoding TIGR03618 family F420-dependent PPOX class oxidoreductase, with the translated sequence MADLSSFAELLSRDHGLCVLSTLRRDGSIQSSVVNAGVMAHPHTSEQVVALVALGGSLKLRHLRADPRATVAARAGWEWATVEGTAEIIGPDDSDVDAESLRVLLRNVFEAAGGTHDDWDTYDRVMREERRAAVLITPTRVYSNPH
- a CDS encoding 3-hydroxyacyl-CoA dehydrogenase NAD-binding domain-containing protein; the protein is MAENTIKWDKDADGIVTLTLDDPTGSANVMNEHYKESMHNAVERLVAEKDSITGVVIASAKKTFFAGGDLKGMMKVGPENAAESFAEVEFIKADLRKLETLGKPVVAAINGAALGGGLEIALACHHRIAADVKGVVIGLPEVTLGLLPGGGGVARTVRMFGIQKAFMEVLSQGTRFRPGKAKEVGLVDELVGSVEELVPAAKAWIKANPEAHTQPWDAKGYKMPGGTPSSPALASILPSFPALLKKQLKGAPMPAPRAILAAAVEGAQVDFETATRIESRYFVSLVTGQTAKNMIQAFFLDLQTINGGGSRPDGIAKQEIKKVGVLGAGMMGAGIAYVSAKAGFEVVLKDVTLEAAERGKNYSEKIEAKALERGKTTKERSDALLARITPTADAADLKGVDFVIEAVFENSELKHKVFQEIEDIVEPNAVLGSNTSTLPITGLATGVKRQEDFIGIHFFSPVDKMPLVEIIKGEKTSDEALARVFDYTLAIGKTPIVVNDSRGFFTSRVIGTFVNEALAMLGEGVPAASIEQAGKQAGYPAPPLQLSDELNLELMQKIATETRKAAEATGASYQPHPAEAVVNKMIEIGRPSRLKGAGFYEYADGKRVGLWPGLAETFGSGNASIPLQDMIDRMLFAEAIETQKCLDEGVLTSTADANIGSIMGIGYPPYTGGSAQFIQGYEGELGVGKEAFVARAKQLAERYGDRFNPPASLES